GCTTGCGCTCGACGAAGTAGTCGTCGGAGAGAGCGTGCTCTTCGAGCTTGAGCGCGATGTCGAGCAGTTCGTCGGACTTGCCGAGGGCGGAGAGGACGTCGTGGGCGGCGGCCTTGATGATCTTGGCACGGGGATCGAAGTTCTTGTAGACCCGGTGACCGAAGCCCATCAGACGGACGCCGTCCTCCTTGTTCTTCACCTTTCGGATGAAGGTGTCGGCGTCGCCGCCGCCGGCCGCGATACCCTCGAGCATCTCCAGCACCGACTGGTTGGCACCGCCGTGCAGCGGACCCCACAGGGCGGAGATACCGGCCGAGATCGAGGCGAACATGTTCGCCTGCGAGGAACCGACGAGCCGCACGGTCGAGGTCGAGCAGTTCTGCTCGTGGTCCGCGTGCAGGATGAGCAGCTTGTCGAGGGCGGCGACCACGACCGGGTCGAGGTCGTATTCCTGTGCCGGGACCGAGAAGGTCATCCGCAGGAAGTTCTCCACGTACCCGAGGTCGTTGCGCGGGTAGACGAACGGGTGACCGATCGACTTCTTGTACGCGTAGGCCGCGATCGTCGGCAGCTTGGCGAGCAGCCGGATCGTGGAGATGTTGCGCTGCTTCTCGTCAAAGGGGTTGTGGCTGTCCTGGTAGAACGTCGACAGGGCGCTCACCACGGACGACAGCATCGCCATCGGGTGCGCGTCGCGCGGGAAGCCGTCGAAGAACCGCTTGACGTCCTCGTGCAGCAGGGTGTGCTGGGTGATCTCGCCCTGGAACGCCGCCAGCTCGTCGACCGTCGGGAGCTCGCCGTTGATCAGCAGGTAGGCCACCTCGAGGAAGGTGGAGTGCTCGGCCAGCTGCTCGATCGGGTAGCCGCGGTAGCGCAGGATGCCCTGCTCGCCGTCGAGGTAGGTGATCGCGGACTTGTAGGCGGCGGTGTTGCCGTAACCGCTGTCCAGGGTCACCAGACCGGTCTGCGCCCGGAGCTTCCCGATGTCGAAGCCCTTGTCGCCGACAGTGCTCTCGACCACCGGGTAGGTGTATTCACCGTCCGCGTACCGCAGTACTACAGAGTTGTCGCTCACGTCATCCCTCACCGACGTAGTGCCTCTTCTTTGAGGTGCCCTGACTGTCTCTACCTTCCCCCATTCGGCAGAGGAGAGTGCACTCGGGGTCGGCCTATGGGCCGACTGGCGGCACTCAGTGCCGTCAACCTTCTCATCCTGCCCCCTTCGCCCTGGTTCCGAAAGTCTTAGGCGATCTTTCGCACGGGC
This DNA window, taken from Streptomyces sp. SCSIO 30461, encodes the following:
- a CDS encoding citrate synthase; translation: MSDNSVVLRYADGEYTYPVVESTVGDKGFDIGKLRAQTGLVTLDSGYGNTAAYKSAITYLDGEQGILRYRGYPIEQLAEHSTFLEVAYLLINGELPTVDELAAFQGEITQHTLLHEDVKRFFDGFPRDAHPMAMLSSVVSALSTFYQDSHNPFDEKQRNISTIRLLAKLPTIAAYAYKKSIGHPFVYPRNDLGYVENFLRMTFSVPAQEYDLDPVVVAALDKLLILHADHEQNCSTSTVRLVGSSQANMFASISAGISALWGPLHGGANQSVLEMLEGIAAGGGDADTFIRKVKNKEDGVRLMGFGHRVYKNFDPRAKIIKAAAHDVLSALGKSDELLDIALKLEEHALSDDYFVERKLYPNVDFYTGLIYRAMGFPTEMFTVLFALGRLPGWIAQWHEMIKEPGSRIGRPRQIYTGEVLRDFVPVEAR